The Triticum dicoccoides isolate Atlit2015 ecotype Zavitan chromosome 6A, WEW_v2.0, whole genome shotgun sequence genome has a window encoding:
- the LOC119319082 gene encoding peroxidase 45-like — protein sequence MHSMANLAAIVFVVVLKVAVLWPFTAAQLRPDYYAGVCPNLEGIVRSSVKQSMVKSPISAPATLRLFFHDCATTGCDASVMIIGSTGDDENPDGYSLKPEGFQTILDAKAAVDSDPQCRYKVSCADIIALATRESVSQSGGPNYTVELGRYDGRKSTDRSVRLPHPSDNLDSLNAFFSTLGLSQTDMIALSGGHTLGAADCDFFKYRTGGNDQSMNPSFHAQLQGTCAKQNFAFLDDVTPIGFDNLYYRNLQNGRGLLGSDQVLYTDERSRGTVDFYAANQGTFFSDFAIAMTKLGRVGVKTAADAEIRRDCRCPN from the exons ATGCATTCCATGGCAAATCTCGCCGCCATCGTGTTCGTCGTCGTCCTCAAAGTGGCTGTCCTCTGGCCGTTCACGGCCGCGCAGCTGAGGCCGGACTACTACGCCGGAGTCTGCCCCAACCTGGAGGGCATTGTCCGGAGCTCCGTGAAGCAGTCCATGGTGAAGTCCCCCATCTCCGCCCCCGCCACCCTCAGGCTCTTCTTCCACGACTGCGCCACCACG GGCTGTGACGCGTCGGTCATGATCATCGGTTCGACCGGAGACGACGAGAACCCCGACGGATATTCGCTGAAGCCGGAGGGCTTCCAGACAATCCTCGACGCCAAGGCCGCCGTGGACAGCGACCCGCAGTGCCGTTACAAGGTGTCCTGCGCCGACATAATCGCCCTCGCCACAAGAGAGTCCGTCTCCCAG AGCGGAGGGCCGAACTACACGGTGGAGCTGGGCAGGTACGACGGGAGGAAGTCGACGGACAGAAGTGTCAGGCTGCCGCACCCCAGCGACAACCTGGACAGCCTCAATGCCTTCTTCTCAACCTTGGGCCTCTCCCAGACCGACATGATCGCACTATCAG GTGGCCACACCTTGGGCGCGGCAGACTGCGACTTCTTCAAGTACAGGACTGGTGGCAACGACCAGAGCATGAACCCGAGCTTCCACGCGCAGCTCCAAGGCACATGTGCCAAACAGAACTTCGCGTTCCTGGATGACGTGACACCGATAGGGTTCGACAACTTGTACTACCGGAACCTGCAGAACGGCAGGGGGCTCCTGGGGTCCGACCAGGTGCTATACACGGACGAGAGGTCCCGCGGCACAGTGGACTTCTATGCGGCCAACCAGGGCACCTTCTTCTCCGACTTCGCCATTGCCATGACGAAGCTCGGCAGGGTCGGGGTCAAGACGGCCGCTGATGCCGAGATACGTCGTGACTGTCGGTGCCCAAACTAA